The genomic window CCGGGTCAAGTCGTTCATCCAGAAGAACCGCGGCGCGCTCAAGGAGAACGTGGACGCACTCGTCCCGCTCACGCAGACACTCGTCGACCAGCGCGCCTCGCTCGCCGAGGCCATGGACACCGTGCCGCTCGCCGCGTCCAATGTCCTCAACGCGTACGACCCCGGGCACCGCACCCTCAACGGCCGCGCCAACCTCAACGAGCTGAGCCTGGGACCCCCGGTCATCCACCCCGGGAACACCACGGCCGGGCTCGTACCCGTCACGCCCGAGCGGCTGAAGTCGCTGCCGGCCCTGCCGCTGCCGCCCGTCGGCACGGTCTACGGCACCCCGGAGAAGAAGAAGGGGGGATCCCGGTGAGAAGACTGCCCCTCGTCGGCGCCGTGACCGCCCTCGCGCTGCTGACCGCCGGCTGCGGGACACCGCAGCTCTCCGGCATCCAGGACCTGCCCCTGCCCGGCGGCGCCGACCTCGGTGACCGTCCGTACGAGATCAGCGCCGAGTTCGCCGACGTGCTGAGCCTCGTACCGCAGTCGGCGGTCAAGGTGAACGACGTCGCCGTCGGCCGCGTCACCGGCATCACTCTCGCCCCCGGCTCCTGGTCCGCCAAGGTCACCATGCGCATCAACGGCGACGTGAGGCTTCCCGCCGACGCCTACGCGCACCTCGAACAGTCCAGCCTGCTCGGCGAGAAGTACGTCCAGCTCGCCCCGCCGCCGAAGACACCGAGGACACCGAATTCGCCGAAGACACCGGTCAGCGCAGCCGGACCACTGCGGCCCGGAGCCGTGATCCCCCTGAGCCGCACCAACCGCAACCCGGAGGTCGAGGAGGTGCTCGGCGCCCTGTCGATGCTCCTCAACGGCGGCGGCATCAACCAGATCAGGACCATCGCCACCGAACTCAACAAGGCCATCGGCGGCTACGAACCCGAGGTCGCATCCGTGCTGAAGCGGCTCGACACCCTGGTCACCAGCCTCGACAGCAACAAGACCGACATCACCGCCGCACTCGACGGCGTCAACCGGCTCTCCGTCACGCTCGCCATCCGCAAGCAGCAGGTCGGCCGGATCCTCACCGGGCTCAGCCCCGGCCTGAAGGTCCTCGAACAGCAGCGCGGCTCGCTGCTCACCATGCTGCGCGCCCTCGGGACCCTCTCCACGGTCGCCGTCGACACGGTCAACAAGAGCAAGGACGACACGATCGCCGACCTCAAGGCCCTCGCGCCCACGCTGAAGGCGCTCGCCGACTCCGGGAAGGCGCTGCCCGACTCGCTCCAGGTGCTGCTCACCTATCCCTTCACCGACGAGGTGCTGCGCGGCATCAAGGGCGACTACCTCAACCTCTATCTGCACGTGGCGGCCGTGCCCGGGACCACCGTCATCCCGCCGCTGATCCCGCAGGAGCCCACGGGCGGGCAGTCCGCCGCGCAGCTCCCGCTTCCGCTTCCGCGGGCAGGGGGGAACTGATGCTGACACTCGCCACCCGCCTCAAGAACGTCGCCTTCCTCCTCATCGGAGTCCTGGTGCTCGGCTTCGTCGGCATCCGCTACGCCGACCTCGGCCGCTACGCCGGCATGGACGGCCACTACACCGTGCGGGTCCGACTCGACAGGACCGGCGGCCTGTTCACCCACTCCGACGTCACCTACCGGGGCGTGTCGGTGGGCAGGGTCGGCCCGATCCGCCTCACCGACGAGGGCGTCGAGGCCGAGCTGCGGATCGAGGACTCGGCGCCCCGGATCCCGGCGGACCTGGAGGCGGTCGTCGCCTCGCTCTCCGCCGTCGGCGAGCAGTACATCGACCTGCGGCCCGTCGGCGACACAGGACCTTATCTGCGGGAGGGCTCCGTCATCGACCAGGCGTCCACGCAGGTGCCGGCGCCCGTCACGGACGTCCTCACCAGCGTCGACCAGCTGGCGTCCTCCGTCGACCTGGAGGCGCTGCGGACCGCGGTCGACGAGTTCGGGGCGGCGCTCGGCGGACGCGGGGACGACCTCCAGACGCTGATGGACAGCGGCAACGACTTCGTCATGGCGGCGGACAATGCCCTGCCGGTCTCGGTCCGGCTCATGGAGGACGGCGAGACGGTACTGCGCACCCAGGCCGAACAGAGCCAGGCGCTCACCTCCTTCGCCCACGGCGCCAAGGAACTGGCGGGGCAGCTCAGGAGCTCCGACAGCGATCTGCGGCGGCTGATCGCCACCGCGCCGGACGCAGCAGGCCAGATCAGCGCAGTGCTGCGGGACCTCGAACCCGGCCTCGGCGTCGTCGTCGCCAATCTGCTCACCACGTCGGAGGTGGCGGTGACCCGGCAGCGCGGCATCGAGGAACTGCTCGTACGCCTCCCCGCCGTCGCTGCCGCCGGTTCGACCGCCGTCAACGACAAGGGTGCGAGCTTCGGCATGTCGGTCACGTTCTTCCAGCCGCTGCCCTGCTTCGAGGGCTACGGCTCGACGGTGTACCGCAACGGCCTCGACACCAGCGCCGCGAAGCCGCCCTTCAACACCAAGGCCCGCTGCACCGCGCCGCCGAGCAGCGGCAAGAACGTCCGCGGCAGCGCCAACGCGCCTGGCGGCGGCCCGGTGCCTGACCCGGCCGAGCCCGGCTCGCGGCCCCTGCCGCCGCTGGCGCTGCCAGCCGTGCCGGAGCCGGCGTCCGGGACGGGTGGGACGGGCGGGGCGGGTAGGGCGGCGGGGATGGCCGGACTGCTCGGCCTGGAGGCCGCCGATGAGTGACCGGAACCTGCTCCTTCGAGGTCTCGCCGTCACCCTCGCGGTGCTGTTCTGCGCGTACGGCGGCTGGTCGTACGCCCAGGCCCGCGGCGACGAGTCGACGGCGTACGCGACAGCGCGCGACGCGGCCCTCGCCGACGGGCGACGCCATATCGCCGAACTCAGCACCGCCGACGCCCGCCGTCCGCAGGATGCCCTGCGGACCTGGCTGTCGGCGTCGACCGGCCCGCTGCGGGACCAACTGCGCAAGGCCGGCGCCCCGTCCGGCACGACGGCCCGCGCCACCGTCACCGACGCGTCGCTCACCTCCCTGGACGCCCGGGCCGGTACCGCGGAGCTGATCGCGACGCTCCGGGTCGACCTCACGCCGGCCGGCGGCCAGGAGACGAACGCCCGCAAACGCCTGGAGGCCACTCTGACGCGCACGGCCGACGGCTGGAAGATCTCAGAACTCGGCGCGGTACCGGTCGGGACGCCATGAAGGGGCACGCGGAGATGACGACGACCGACGAGCCGACGCGCGCTGTCGCACCTGTGCCGGACGGACGCGCCCCGGAAGCGAGGCACGAAGCGCGCGACGGGCGGGGCGACCCGGCCGGTGGCACCCCGCCCCTGACCATGCATGAGCCGGACGCGGGCATCGAGCCCGGGCGGGTGCCCGCTGCCGAGGCCGATGCCGAAGCGGGGTCCCCGGCCGCGGCCGGTCCCGCGTCCGCCCCCGCATCCCGTCCCGCGTCCGAGCCCGCAGCCGGGCGAGAGGCCGCGCCCTCGGCGCACGGCGAGCCGGCGCGCGCGGCGCGACGCGGCGGCGTGCTCGCCGGCTGCCTCGTCGCCGCCCTGCTCCTCGCGGGAGCCGGACTCCTGCTGCGCGCCCACCAGTTGGGCGACAACCCCGCCACCGCGAACCGCGCCCTGACCGACACGGTGGCCACGGCCCGGGTCACCGGCGACGTCAGCAGCGCCGTCGCCAAGGTGTTCTCGTACGCCGCCGAGGACACCGCGGTGACCCGGCAGGCGGCGCGCGAACTGCTCGCGGGAAAGGCGTCCCGCCAGTACGAGTCGCTGTTCGCGCAGGTCGAGCGCCGCGCGCCGGAGCAGCGGCTGACGCTCACCACGCGGGTCGTGCGGGCCGGGGTCACCAGCCTCGGCGCCGACCGTGCCGAGCTGCTGCTCTTCCTCGACCAGATCGCCCAGCGCAAGGGCGGGCCCGCGACCACGGCCGCCGCCCAGCTCTCCGTCACCGCCGAACTCCACGAAGGGCGCTGGCGGATCGTCGACATCACCTCCCGATAGGCACCGCGACAGGCACCGCGACAGGCACCTCCGACAGGCACTTCCGATAGGGGCGACAGCCATGGCACGACGCACGCCGAGGAACCCGCTGCTCATCGCCGCCGTGGCGCTCGCCGTCGCGGCCGCCGGCTGGGCCGGGCTGAGCGGCTGGTCCTGGTACGCGGCCGCGCACGACGACGCGGCCGCCTACGCGCACGAGCGCGACCGGGTGCTGGCCGCCGCGGAACAGGCCGTGCAGAACATGAACACGCTCGACCACCGGGACGTCGCCCGGGGACTCGACCGCTGGGAGGACTCCAGCACCGGTGACCTCCACAGACAACTCGTCGACGGACGGGGCCAGTTCGAGAAGCAGATCAAGGAGGCCAGGACGGTGACCACCGCGAAGGTGCTGTCGGGGGCGGTGTCGGAGCTCGACGAGCGGGCCGGGAGGGCGAGCGTCATGGTCGCCCTGCGGATCACGGTGACCGCTCCGAAGGGCGAACCGGCGGCGAAGGAGAGCCGGCTCCTCGGCGAACTCACCCGGACGCCCGAGGGCTGGAAGCTCAGCGCCCTGGGCCAGGCACCGGTCGGCAACGCCCCGGCGGCAGGCTGAGGAGGGCAGGCCATGTCGACGACCCGCCATCTCATCAACCGTCAGCGCCGTCTGGTCAGGTCCGCACAGGCCCCCGCCCCGGCGGCAGAAGCCCGTACCCGTACCCGTACCGCCACGGACGCGCCGCACCTGGGCTCCGCCCCCGATCGATCCGCCGAGTCCGCCGAGTCCGCCGAGTCCGCCGAGTCCGCCGGGTCCTTCGAGTCCGCCGAGTCCTTTGAGCCCGTGGACTCCGACGACCTCGCGACGCCTGCCGCACACCCGCGCCGCGCCCGTGTCCAGGCGCTGCCCGCCGCGCTGTGCCTGCTGACCGTGCTCCTCGGCGGCTTCGCCGCCTGGGCCGGGAACGAGGCGTCCGCGCTGCGCGACGACGCTTCCGCGCGGAACACCGCCCTCACGGACGTGGCCCGCACCACCGAGGTCAAGGGCCAGGTCGCCGACGCGGTCAACGCGGTCTTCTCGTACAACTACGCCGCCACCGCCACGAACGACCGCGCCGTCAAGGACCGTCTCACCGGGCGGGCCGTCGCCCAGCACCGCGAGATGCTCGCCACCGTCCGCGCCAAGGCCGCCGCCCAGAAGCTCGTCCTGACGACGACGGTCACCGAGAGCGGCGTCGAGCTGATCGACGGTGACCGCGCACGTGTCCTGGTCTTTGCCGATCAGAGCAACACCAGTACCGCGTCGTTGGGCGGTACGACATATGGCGCCGCGATGTTCGCTGTGGACCTGGTACGGATGGGCGATCTGTGGCTGATCGCCAATATCGAGACGTTTGGGGCGAGTTCATGAGGCGGATCGGCGTACGGCTCGGCAGTGCGCTCACACGGCGTGCCCTCGCACGGCGTGTGTTCACACCACGTGCGCTCCCACCGCGGGCGCTCACACGCCGACGGATCGGCGGCACGGCGGTGGCGGTGGCCGCGATGGCGGCGCTCACCGCCTCGCAGGCGCCCGGGCTGACCGGGGTGGCGGCGGAGCCGCCGGCGGACGACGCCCTGCCCGCGGGCCAGCCGGAGTGGGCCGGTCCGCCGCCGGACGACGACTCGTACCACACCGAGCTCCCTCCGCTGGTCTCGCCCGCGCCGCTCACCCGGCCCGGCGGCCCCACCCTCGGCACCGTCGCCGAACAGGCCGTGTGGGACCAGTCCGGAATCCCCGCGACCGTGCTCGCCGCCTACCGGAACGCCGAGCGGAGCATCGCCGGGAGCGACCCGGGCTGCCGGCTGCCGTGGCAGCTGCTCGCGGCCATCGGCAAGGTGGAGTCCGGTCACGCCGGCGGCGGTCGCGTCGACGCCCACGGCACCACCCGCACCGCCATCCTCGGACCCGTCCTCGACGGCGTCAGCTTCGCCCTGATCAGCGACACCGACGGCGGTGCCTACGACGGCAACACGGTCTACGACCGGGCCGTCGGCCCGATGCAGTTCATCCCCTCCACCTGGGCGGGCTGGGGCGCGGACGGCAACGGCGACGGCCTCGCGAACCCCAGCAACATCTTCGACGCCGCCCTCGCCGCCGGGCACTACCTCTGCGCGGGCGACCGCAACCTGGCCGTGCAGGCCGACCTCGACCGTGCGGTGCTCAGCTACAACCACTCGCGGACCTATCTGAACACGGTCCTGTCCTGGCTGGAGTTCTACCGCAACGGCACGCACGCGGTGCCGGACGGCACCGGCCCCGTGCCCTCCACGCCGGGCGCGGGCGGCACCACCCCGGCGGTCCGCCCGGTCGGCGGCCGCGGCCCGTCCTCGAACGGCAACGGCGACGGCACCTCACCCCGTCCCGGGGACGACGGCATCGTCGTCGGCCCCAAGCCGTCGCCGTCCACGAGCCCGCAGCCGACCCCCTCCGGGAGCGACCCGGCGTCGCCCACCCCGACGCCCACCGAGACCCCGACGGACCCGACGGAGTCGCCCGACCCGAGCCCCAGCACCTCGGAGCCCGAGCCCACCCCGTCCGAGCCCGAGCCGAGCCCGACCGATCCCGGCCCGACCCCGTCGGAGCCGGAGCCGACCCCCACCCCGACCCCGACCGAGCCGGATCCCACCTGCACCACCCCGGCCCCCGACCCCTCGGCCGGCGAGACCCCGTCACCCGACCCGACCGAGACACCGGGCGAGACCTGCCCCGCGCCCACTCTCTGAGCGCGTCGGCGAGCAGTTCACCCGCGGCCCGACAGCACCTCCGACAGGTCGTACCGCACCGGCTCCTCCAGCTGGGCGTACGTACAGCCGTCGGGGGTGCGGTCGGGCCGCCACCGCCGGAACTGGGCCGTGTGGCGGAAGCGGTCGCCCTCCATGTGGTCGTACGCGACCTCCACCACCCGCTCGGGCCGCAGCGCCACCCACGACAGGTCCTTCTTGCCCGACCAGCGGCTCGGCGCCCCGGGCAGCCGGGCCGTCCCGTGCGCCTCCTCGTCCGACCAGCGCGCCCACGGATGCTCCGACACATCGTCCATGCGCAGCGGCTCCAGCTCCGCCACCAGCTCCTCGCGGCGCTTCATCGAGAACGCGGCGCAGACGCCGACGTGCTGGAGCACGCCCTCGTCGTCGTACAGGCCGAGCAGCAGTGAGCCGACGACCGGCCCGCTCTTGTGGAAGCGGTAGCCGGCGACCACGACATCGGCCGTCCGCTCGTGCTTGATCTTGTACATCAGCCGGGCGTCCGGCCGGTAGGGAAGGTCGAGCGGCTTGGCGATCACCCCGTCGAGCCCGGCGCCCTCGTACCGCTCGAACCACTCGGCCGCGACCTCGGCGTCCGTCGTGGCGGGCGCCAGATGGACCGGGTCCCGCGCGCCGCCGAGCGCCTCGGCGAGCGCGGCGCGCCGGTCCGCCAGCGGGGTCTCGAGGAGCGCCTCGTCACCGAGCGCCAGCAGATCGAAGGCGACGAAACTCGCCGGGGTCGTCTCGGCGAGCATCCGCACCCGCGAGTCCGCCGGGTGGATGCGCTCCGTCAGCCTGTCGAAGTCCAGCCGCCCCTCGTACGCGATCACGATCTCGCCGTCGACGACGCAGCGCTGCGGCAGGTTGGCGCGCAGGGCCTCGACCAGCTCGGGGAAGTAGCGGGTGAGCGGCTTGCCCGTACGGCTGCCGATCACGACCTCGTCGCCGTCCCGGTGGACGATCGCGCGGAATCCGTCCCACTTGGCCTCGTACTGCATCCCGGGCGGGATCCTCGCCACGGACTTGGCGAGCATCGGCTTCACGGGCGGCATCACCGGCAGGTCCATGGGGCGATTCTCCGGTATGCGCGGCCACTCGGCACGGCCTACGCTGACGGGCATGGCCGGAGCCGTGGAACTCGAAGTGGGCGAGCGGACCGTGCGCGTGTCCAACCCCGACAAGGTGTACTTCCCCGAGCACGGCTACACCAAGATGGACATGGTCCAGTACTACCTGGCCGTCGGGGAGGGCATCACCCGGGCGCTGCGCAACCGCCCCACCACCCTGGAGCGCTACCCCGACGGGGTGACCGGCGAGTCCTTCTTCCAGAAGCGCGCCCCCAAGTACCTGCCCGACTGGATCCCGACCGCGCACATCACCTTCCCCAGCGGCCGTTCCGCGGACGAGATGTGCCCGACCGAGCCGGCCGCCGTGCTCTGGGCCGCCAACCTCGGCGCCGTCACCTTCCACCCCTGGCCGGTGCGGCGCGAGGACACCGACCACCCCGACGAGCTGCGCATCGACCTCGACCCGCAGCCCGGCACGGACTACGCCGACGCCGTCCGCGCCGCCCACGAGCTGCGCGCCGTCCTGGACGAGCACGGTCTGCGCGGCTGGCCCAAGACCTCCGGCGGACGTGGTCTGCACGTCTTCGTACCGATCGAACCGCGCTGGACGTTCACCCAGGTCAGACGCGCGGCGATCGCCTGCGGCCGGGAGCTGGAGCGCCGTATGCCGGACCGGGTGACCATCAAGTGGTGGAAGGAGGAGCGCGGCGAGCGGATCTTCGTCGACTACAACCAGACCGCCCGCGACCGCACCATCGCCTCCGCCTACTCGGTCCGCCCGCGCCCCCACGCCCCGGTCTCCGCGCCGCTGCGCTGGGACGAGGTCGACGACGCCGTCCCCGAGGACTTCGACATCACGACGATGCCCGCGCGCTACGCCGAGGTCGGCGACGTCCATGCCGACATGGACGCCCGGCGCTTCAGCCTGGAGAGCCTGCTGGAGCTCGCCCGGCGGGACGAGGCGGAGCACGGGCTCGGCGATCTTCCGTATCCGCCCGAGTACCCGAAGATGCCGGGGGAGCCGAAGCGCGTCCAGCCGAGCCGCGCGAAGAAGACCGCGAAGCCGGAGAAGCCCGAGCCGGCCGCGAAGCCGGAGAAGTCCGAGCCGGCCGAGAAGCCCGAATGACGTCGGCCCCCTCCCGTGGGGAAGGGGGCCGGCGCGCTCACAGCCGTCGGAGCGCTACAGCTCCTTGATCCGGATGTTGCGGTACGAGATCACATCCGTCGTGCCGTGCACCTGGAGGCCGATGTACCCCTGCGCGTACCGGCGCCCGTCCGTGCCCGGGTCGTCGGCGCGCGGCGGGACGAACTCCTGGCCGCCGGTGTTGTCGAACTCGTTGATCAGGACACCGTTGCGGTAGACCGCGTAGTGCTGGCCGACCACGCGGATCTCGTAGTCGTTCCAGGTGCCCTTGGGGGTGACTCCGGCGCCGCCGAGGCCGACGCGGTCGAAGCCGTAGACCGAGCCCGTCTTGTACATGTCGCCGTCGGGCCGGTCCAGGACCTGCACCTCGTGGCCGTACTTGATGGCGACCCACTCGGGCCGGGACTCCTCCGGGTTGTCGTGGACGTTCGGGAAGCGGACGAAGACCCCGCTGTTGGCGTTCCCGGTGCCCGGGGCGTCGTCCCGCCACTGGAGCTTCAGCGAGAAGTCGCCGTACTGCCGCTGCGGGAACCAGAGCATGCCGAGGCCGCCCTTGGTGGTGCCGCTCGTCATCGACCCGTCGGCGTTGAGACCGAACGAACCGCCGCCCACGTGCTGCCACTTGGCGAACGACGCGGACGTACCGTCGAACAGATCGCGGTAGCCGCTGGTCTGGCCCGGCTTGCCGATGCCGGACTGCCTGGCCGCCTTGTAGATCTTCTTGTGCTCGCGCTGGTCGATGACGCCGTCCGCGAGCAGCTGGTCCAGCACCTTGTCGACGTGCTTGAGGAAGAGCGCGTGGGACGTCCAGTCCCGCTCGTCCTCGATCAGCTCGTTGATGGTGCAGCGGCTGCGGGTGACCCGGTTCGGCACGCCCGTGTCGACCGTGCCGACGATGACGGTCAGCCGCTCGTCGTACTCGGGGCAGTTGGGCGCCGGGACGCCGCCGCCCTCCGCGACGGTGAAGGACACCTCCTTCGCCTCGGAGGTGTTGCCGGCCTTGTCGGTGGCCCGGTGGAGCACGGTGTGGAAGCCGACCCGGTCGACGATCACCGGTGCGGTGTACGCGAGATAGGGGCCGCCGTCGAGCGAGTACTCGACCTTGTCGACGCCCGAGTCCGCGTCGGTCGCCGTGACGGTGACCGTGGCACTGGTGATGAACGCGCCGTCCGCGTTCTTGTCCCCGGTCACCGCCGCCGATGTCACCGGCGGAGTCCTGTCCTGCGTCGGCGGGGCGACGACCTCGAAGTCCACCGACTTCTCCGCCGCCGCGTTGCCCGCCTTGTCGGTGGCGCGGTAGCGGACCTTGTGGGTGCCGACCTCGTGGACCATGACCGGGGCGGTGTAGGGCTGCCAGGCGCCGTCCGCCCCGAGCGCGTACTCGATCGTGTTGACGCCCGAGCCGGTGTCGGACGCGGTGACGGTGACCGTCGCCATCCCCAGGTACCTGCCCTGGTCGTCCTTCTCGCCGCTCACGGTCGCCGATGTCTCCGGCGCGGTCGTGTCGTCCGTCGGCGGGGCGACGACCTCGAAGTCCACCGACTTCTCCGCCGCCGCGTTGCCCGCCTTGTCGGTGGCGCGGTAGCGGACCTTGTGGGTGCCGACCTCGTGGACCATGACCGGGGCGGTGTAGGGCTGCCAGGCGCCGTCCGCCCCGAGCGCGTACTCGACCTTGTCCACGCCCGAACCGGCGTCCGTCGCCGACACGGTCACCGTGGCATGGCCGATGTACGCGCCGTCCGCGTCCTTCTCGCCCTCGACCTTCGCGGAGGTCTCGGGCGCGGCGGTGTCCTCGCCGCCCCCGCCCTCGGTCACCGTGAGGATGCCCTGCATCTGGCCGTGGCCGGGGATCGTGCAGTGGAAGAGGTAGCGGCCCGGTGTGAGGGTGACCTCCACCGAGTGCTTCCCGCCCTGGTCGTCGTTGGGATTGGCCAGGATGTTCAGCGGGACGTCGTGGTTGTACTCGGGATCGGAGGCGTCGAACGTCAGCGTGTGCGGCATGCCGGTGGTGTTGCCGGTCGCCGTGCTGTTCTCGAAGACGATCGTCGTCGGACCCGCCACCGCCGTGGTCGGGAACGTCAGATAGCGGTCGATCGCATCGCCCGCCGTCCAGTTGAGCACCTGCGCCGCGGCGGTGCCGGCCGCGCCGGACGCCTCCCGGTCGTCGGTGCGCCCGTAGGCGACCGTCGAGGTCAGCCCCAGGACCATCACCAGCGCACCGAGCAGGGCCGTCCACAAGCGGAGTTGTCTGTGCCGTACGTGCCTCACTGCGCCGCCCTCCTTGCGAGCTCGTCGGCGGCTGGGGTGGCCTCGCCGCCCTTGTACGTCACGCGCCACAGCGCGGACTTGGAGTCGGAGGTGAAGAAGCCGCGCCCGTAGTCCAGGACGTAGAGCGAACCGTCCGGCGCGAACTTCCAGTCCATCAGGTTGCGGATGCCGTCGGCGCCCACCGGGATGATCTTCTTCAACGACTCGGCGTGGACCGGGATCCCGCCCTTGCCGACGGTCTTCGGGTCGGTCAGCACCGCGTGGCGGGGCTGGTCGCCGTCGTAGAAGTCGCCGACGAACCACTTGCCGTCCCAGTACGCCGGCCACGCCACCGCGGGGTCGCTCGCCGCGCCGCCGGAGCGGTACACCGGGCCGTTCATCGTGGCCTGGCCGCCGCCCTTGAGCCACGGCAGCAGCAGCTTCTGCTCCTCCGCCTTGTAGCTGGGGATGCCGGCCGCGTCGCGCGGATAGTCGGGGCCGCCGCCCTGCGGCGAGTACCAGATCGTGTTGGCGGTGACGGGCGGCAGGTTCACCAGGCCGTCGTTGTTCGGGGACTCGTTCTTCGGCGCGTCGCAGTCGTACCAGCCGAGCGGCTTGGTCGGGTCGGGCAGATTGCGGTCGCGGTAGGGCTGCTTGTTGCCCATGCAGTACGGCCAGCCGTGGTTGCCCGGCTTGGTGATGGCGGCGAAGGTGTCGTACTTCGCCGGGCCCCAGGTGGTCGACGGCGCACCGGCGTCCGGGCCGACCCAGCCCGCGTAGAGGATGTCCGTGGTCTTGTCGACGAAGATGCGCGCGGGGTTGCGCACACCCATCACGTAGATCTCGCCGCGGGTCTTGCCGCCGCCCTCGTCCGGCTCCTCGCCGGTGAAGAGGTTCCCCTCGGGGAGCGTGTACGTGCCGTCGTCCTCGGGGTGGATGCGCAGGATCTTGCCGTTGAGGTTGTTGGTGTTGCCCGCGGTGCGCCGCGCGTCCGCGAACGAGACGCCCTTGAAGGCCGGCTCCGGGTTGTTTCCGGAGTAACCGTCGCTGAAGCGGGAGGAGTTGTTGTCACCGGTCGCGATGTAGAGATTGCCCTTCGTGTCGAAGGCCATCCCGCCGCCCGCGTGGCAGCAGCTGTGGATCTGCACCGGCCACTTCAGCAGCACCTTCTCGCTCGCCAGATCCAGCTTGTTGGTGGCAAGATCCAGTGTGAAGCGGGAGACATAGCGTTCGGCCATATGCGTGTCGCGGTTGATCCGCGAGTGGGGTGTGTAGTGCAAATACACCCAGCCGTTGGTCATGAAGTCGGGGTCGAGTTCGATGCCGAGCAGGCCCTCCTCGACCTTGATCAGCTCGTCGCCGCCGCCCTTGTTGCCGAAGACCGTGAGCGCGCCCGCGGCCGTCACCTTCTTCGTCTTCGGGTCGTAGACGTGGATCTCGCCCTTGCCCTTGCCGATGTCCGGGTTGTTCCAGTCGGTGATCACCGGCTGGGAGGAGTCGGCGCCGCCGCGGCCGATGTAGAGGATCCGCCCGTCGGGGGCGGCGACCAGGCCGTGCGGCTCGCCGATCTGGTCGTTCCGGCCGGGCTGGTTGGGCTGTGTGACCCGCTCCGCCGTGTAGTTGGCGGTGATGGTGGCCTTGCAGTCGGCCCGCGAGATCCGGGTCGTCCAGGCCAGTGCGCCGCGCAGATGGTCGCGGAAGTCGGTCTCGGAGTACGAGTCGACCGTGCCGCCCATGCCGGTGTAGAAGGAGCGGCCGCCGTCGTAGTCTCGGCACCAGGAGACCGGGTGGTCCCAGCCGTTGGCGCCCTGGCCCGGCTGGTAGGAGTTCTCCTTGACCCGGGCCACCGTGTGGACCGAACCGGACGGGTTCACCGCCCAGTTGAACCACTTGTCGGGCCGCTTCCAGTTGAGCGGAAGGCTCTTCGTGGCGGGGTGCTGCCGGTCGCCGATCTCGACGACCGCGCGCTGCGCCGTCGCCGGGGAGGTCGTGGGCCGGGCGCCGACCAGTCCGGTGAACCAGTCCGAGTACGGCTCCGTACGGGCCGCGTCATG from Streptomyces sp. FIT100 includes these protein-coding regions:
- a CDS encoding ThuA domain-containing protein produces the protein MHRAPHHRSRRRRATAAVLLTGALGASLLGGNAAMARPDPGVQSGVQSSPGTVRTTLSLPSPPGGANVRVLVFHASAAEESPTVDAGIAAIEQIGLSGPAAGRFRTEATDDASVFTNAKKLGRYNAVVFLTGGGDVLDPEQEAGLEAYMEAGGGFVGVHDAARTEPYSDWFTGLVGARPTTSPATAQRAVVEIGDRQHPATKSLPLNWKRPDKWFNWAVNPSGSVHTVARVKENSYQPGQGANGWDHPVSWCRDYDGGRSFYTGMGGTVDSYSETDFRDHLRGALAWTTRISRADCKATITANYTAERVTQPNQPGRNDQIGEPHGLVAAPDGRILYIGRGGADSSQPVITDWNNPDIGKGKGEIHVYDPKTKKVTAAGALTVFGNKGGGDELIKVEEGLLGIELDPDFMTNGWVYLHYTPHSRINRDTHMAERYVSRFTLDLATNKLDLASEKVLLKWPVQIHSCCHAGGGMAFDTKGNLYIATGDNNSSRFSDGYSGNNPEPAFKGVSFADARRTAGNTNNLNGKILRIHPEDDGTYTLPEGNLFTGEEPDEGGGKTRGEIYVMGVRNPARIFVDKTTDILYAGWVGPDAGAPSTTWGPAKYDTFAAITKPGNHGWPYCMGNKQPYRDRNLPDPTKPLGWYDCDAPKNESPNNDGLVNLPPVTANTIWYSPQGGGPDYPRDAAGIPSYKAEEQKLLLPWLKGGGQATMNGPVYRSGGAASDPAVAWPAYWDGKWFVGDFYDGDQPRHAVLTDPKTVGKGGIPVHAESLKKIIPVGADGIRNLMDWKFAPDGSLYVLDYGRGFFTSDSKSALWRVTYKGGEATPAADELARRAAQ
- a CDS encoding OmpL47-type beta-barrel domain-containing protein — translated: MVLGLTSTVAYGRTDDREASGAAGTAAAQVLNWTAGDAIDRYLTFPTTAVAGPTTIVFENSTATGNTTGMPHTLTFDASDPEYNHDVPLNILANPNDDQGGKHSVEVTLTPGRYLFHCTIPGHGQMQGILTVTEGGGGEDTAAPETSAKVEGEKDADGAYIGHATVTVSATDAGSGVDKVEYALGADGAWQPYTAPVMVHEVGTHKVRYRATDKAGNAAAEKSVDFEVVAPPTDDTTAPETSATVSGEKDDQGRYLGMATVTVTASDTGSGVNTIEYALGADGAWQPYTAPVMVHEVGTHKVRYRATDKAGNAAAEKSVDFEVVAPPTQDRTPPVTSAAVTGDKNADGAFITSATVTVTATDADSGVDKVEYSLDGGPYLAYTAPVIVDRVGFHTVLHRATDKAGNTSEAKEVSFTVAEGGGVPAPNCPEYDERLTVIVGTVDTGVPNRVTRSRCTINELIEDERDWTSHALFLKHVDKVLDQLLADGVIDQREHKKIYKAARQSGIGKPGQTSGYRDLFDGTSASFAKWQHVGGGSFGLNADGSMTSGTTKGGLGMLWFPQRQYGDFSLKLQWRDDAPGTGNANSGVFVRFPNVHDNPEESRPEWVAIKYGHEVQVLDRPDGDMYKTGSVYGFDRVGLGGAGVTPKGTWNDYEIRVVGQHYAVYRNGVLINEFDNTGGQEFVPPRADDPGTDGRRYAQGYIGLQVHGTTDVISYRNIRIKEL